From the genome of Malus sylvestris chromosome 6, drMalSylv7.2, whole genome shotgun sequence, one region includes:
- the LOC126626204 gene encoding uncharacterized protein LOC126626204 isoform X3 — protein sequence MEEKPSGSPASFIDKPVIPGDVVLDLSDMTNQTIKLGGGLRQDFDSIVAMKAGTLRFTKPNKYWVETSQKRYVPCVGDSVLGIVADSRADNFLVDIKGPTLAYLPVLAFEGGTRRNIPKFEVGTLLYVRVVKANPGMNPELSCTDASGKAAEYGVLKDGYNFDCSTGLSRMLLRSPRCPVLEELGKKISFEIAVGLNGRVWVNAGSPSLIIVVSNAIMNSESLTGVQQRIMVDKLIQNLKLST from the exons ATGGAAGAAAAACCTTCCGGTTCCCCGGCGAGCTTCATCGACAAGCCAGTG ATTCCCGGCGATGTGGTTCTCGACCTCTCCGACATGACTAACCAAACCATCAAGCTCGGCGGCGGTCTCCGCCAg GATTTTGATTCAATAGTTGCGATGAAGGCTGGTACTTTGAGGTTTACGAAGCCGAACAAGTATTGGGTCGAAACATCTCAGAAAAGG TATGTGCCTTGTGTGGGGGACTCGGTACTTGGAATCGTGGCGGATTCGAGAGCAGAT AATTTTCTGGTGGACATTAAAGGACCTACATTGGCGTATCTGCCGGTGCTTGCTTTCGAAGGAGGAACTAGGCGAAACATACCAAAGTTTGAG GTGGGTACATTGCTGTATGTTCGGGTTGTGAAGGCAAACCCTGGCATGAATCCTGAGTTGTCATGCACTGATG CCAGTGGAAAAGCAGCAGAGTATGGTGTCCTTAAAGATGGCTACAATTTTGACTGTTCGACTGGCCTTTCAAGAAT GTTGCTGAGATCGCCAAGATGTCCAGTTCTCGAGGAACTTGGGAAGAAAATTTCGTTTGAAATAGCAGTTGGTTTGAACGGCCGTGTTTGG GTCAATGCTGGTTCGCCGTCTTTGATCATCGTCGTTTCTAATGCAATCATGAACTCGGAATCTCTGACTGGAGTGCAGCAGAGAATCATGGTGGATAAACTCATTCAGAATTTGAAGTTATCAA
- the LOC126626204 gene encoding uncharacterized protein LOC126626204 isoform X1, translating to MEEKPSGSPASFIDKPVIPGDVVLDLSDMTNQTIKLGGGLRQDFDSIVAMKAGTLRFTKPNKYWVETSQKRYVPCVGDSVLGIVADSRADNFLVDIKGPTLAYLPVLAFEGGTRRNIPKFEVGTLLYVRVVKANPGMNPELSCTDASGKAAEYGVLKDGYNFDCSTGLSRMLLRSPRCPVLEELGKKISFEIAVGLNGRVWVNAGSPSLIIVVSNAIMNSESLTGVQQRIMVDKLIQNLKLST from the exons ATGGAAGAAAAACCTTCCGGTTCCCCGGCGAGCTTCATCGACAAGCCAGTG ATTCCCGGCGATGTGGTTCTCGACCTCTCCGACATGACTAACCAAACCATCAAGCTCGGCGGCGGTCTCCGCCAg GATTTTGATTCAATAGTTGCGATGAAGGCTGGTACTTTGAGGTTTACGAAGCCGAACAAGTATTGGGTCGAAACATCTCAGAAAAGG TATGTGCCTTGTGTGGGGGACTCGGTACTTGGAATCGTGGCGGATTCGAGAGCAGAT AATTTTCTGGTGGACATTAAAGGACCTACATTGGCGTATCTGCCGGTGCTTGCTTTCGAAGGAGGAACTAGGCGAAACATACCAAAGTTTGAG GTGGGTACATTGCTGTATGTTCGGGTTGTGAAGGCAAACCCTGGCATGAATCCTGAGTTGTCATGCACTGATG CCAGTGGAAAAGCAGCAGAGTATGGTGTCCTTAAAGATGGCTACAATTTTGACTGTTCGACTGGCCTTTCAAGAAT GTTGCTGAGATCGCCAAGATGTCCAGTTCTCGAGGAACTTGGGAAGAAAATTTCGTTTGAAATAGCAGTTGGTTTGAACGGCCGTGTTTGG GTCAATGCTGGTTCGCCGTCTTTGATCATCGTCGTTTCTAATGCAATCATGAACTCGGAATCTCTGACTGGAGTGCAGCAGAGAATCATGGTGGATAAACTCATTCAGAATTTGAAGTTATCAA CATGA